CTTACGTTCCGCGGATATTTTTTCGCATATTCCAGAGCCATATAACCGTGACCCGAATGACCGATCAAAATGATCTTTTCTAAACCAAGTTCTTTGCGAACGAGTTCCATATCGTCCAGAATGATCTCCAAAGAAAAATCCTCTTTCTTCGTGGAGGAACTTCCGCCGGCGTAACCCCTATGATCGACAAAAATCATTCTACAATGTTTTCGAATGTCTTTGGAAAAGGTTCGATCGTAATAGAGTGCGCTTCCTATCACAAAAACATCCGGTCCTTCTCCTTCTATGATGTATTGTAAATTCCATTCTTTTGATTTTACAAATCCTTGGAGTGAATTTTCATTCATAACGTTATGTGTCTTTTCCTCTTAAAATTAAATTTTTGGAATTCGTTTTCTTTAAAACCACTTTTCGAAAGGAAACATCGGATTCCTCCATTTTTTATCCTTCCTCTCGATTGAATCAATTTTTTTTACCATTCACCACAAAAGGATTTCGATTTCTAAGATCGGATTGGATTCTTTTCATTCAGAAACGGAAACTCCCGTTTGTTCGGTCCTTTTTGATTTTCCAAAACGAATCCGACAAAGGATTTTGCAAACGGAAGAGAGTAACGGTTTTCGAGGAGCTTTTTATGAAACATATCGTGATTCTTCTTTTAATGGTCTGTTGTAGTAGTATCATCATCGGAAATGGAAAACGTACATTGAACAACCAGAACAAGATCCCAAATCGCCTAATTGATTATGATAAATTTCGGAAAACGGTAAATTCTTCAGCACAAGAAAGAGAGACAAGACGTCTTACGGAAAAAGAATTCTTAAAGATGATCACCGAAAAAGACGTGATCCTTTTAGACGTGCGGAGCGAATCCAGATACAAGCTCAGACATATCCAAGGAGCGATCAATCTTCCCTTTACAGAGTTTACAAAAGAATCCCTCGCCCAGATCTTTCCGAATTTTGATACAAAGATTTTGATTGATTGCAATAATAACTTTGAAGGTAGTCCGCAAGCCTTTGCCGCTAAAAACCCGGGTGCTTCTTCGAATCTCTCCACCTTTGTTTCCTGAAAGGTCTACGGATATACGAATATCTATGAGTTAGGGCCTTTGTTAGATGTCGAAAAAACAAAACTCCCTTTTGAAGGATCCGAAATTCATTGATTGAAGATCAGACTGAAACATCGTTCGAGTTTTAAGAATTTTATTCTTCGGTCTTTTGTTTTGCCTTTCGATGGGCAACGCATCTCCGCACATTTCCTGAATTGCAAGTGCTCAAATCAAAAGATAAATTTGTCGGAACTACGACGGCTCCTCCGTGAAAGTCGCGCACCCCACCCTGATTTTGGGTGGTGGAGGTGGGTTCGCGGGAAAAAAGCGTGAGACTTTTCTATATCAGAGAATTCTACTTTTTGCAAGTAAAAATCCCATTGTAGGAACTCCTACAAAACCGAAGAAGACAGAAAACTTTCGTTTTTCTATCTCAAAATTCTCAACAACGGACTCGAACTCATGGAAAGTCCCACATATGCGGCGGCGACCGCGTCCCAGGAATCATCGTGGCCTTTCAAAAGATCGATGTTCAAAAGAAGTTTGAGCGCATGGCGAACTTGTTTTTTATCCGCGGTTCCGCTTCCGGTCGTCCCTTTTTTGATCTGAGAAACGGTAGGTTCTAAAATTTGAATATTCTTTTCTGCTAATGTGATTAGAAGAACGCCTCTCGACTCGAAAACACGGGAAGCCGTCTTTTTATTCTTAGCGAAGAACATTTCTTCGACGGAAGCGATCGTCGGACTAAATTCTTCCAACACTTCGTTGAGCCCTTTTTTTAAGAGAAGAAGATTCTCCGGACTCGGAGTTCTTGGAGGAATTTCAACGGTTCCATAGGTTAGAATCCGAATTTGAGAGGATGCTTTCTCCAAGACCGCATAACCGGCTCTATGCGAGCCGGGATCGATTCCTATGATTCTCACTTTGTATTTTCCGAAAAAGGCTGGATCGTTTTGAAAAAGGAGTTCGATTCTTCTTTTCCCGAAACGATCAGGGAAAGAAGAATCTTAGAATGGAGCAAAGAATCATTCAAATTCTTTTTCGAGAGAAGGAGCAAGTTCGAAATTGGAAGTCACGGAAGTCACATCGTCGTGTCCATCCAGTTGATCGATCAACTTCATCACTTTCTCCGCGGTTTCTTTATCCGCAATTTCAGAGCTCACCAGGGCGATGTATCGAATCTCGGA
The window above is part of the Leptospira stimsonii genome. Proteins encoded here:
- a CDS encoding crossover junction endodeoxyribonuclease RuvC, whose product is MRIIGIDPGSHRAGYAVLEKASSQIRILTYGTVEIPPRTPSPENLLLLKKGLNEVLEEFSPTIASVEEMFFAKNKKTASRVFESRGVLLITLAEKNIQILEPTVSQIKKGTTGSGTADKKQVRHALKLLLNIDLLKGHDDSWDAVAAAYVGLSMSSSPLLRILR